The stretch of DNA TCTTGGAAGGCTCCGGGTCAGTTTCTTCTCCATAAAGTCTTCATATCTGCCGGACGTATGCACGCCGCGTCTTCTGGGTGAACTGCTTCCCGCTAAACTCCCCTCATGAGCCAAACCCTGCCGCTAGACCATGAGCATCTTCAGAAGTTGGTGACCTCCGATCTGGTGCGCCCCGACCAGATGTTGGGGGCACATCAGGTCACGGAAAACGGCGTGGCGGGCGTGCGCTTCGGCGTGTGGGCACCCAACGCCCAGCATGTGAGTATGGTGGGGGATTTCAACGGCTGGAACGGCTTCGACAACGCCATGCAGCGCCTCGATTTCGGCTTCTGGAGTGCGTTTGTGCCGGCTGCCCTGCACGGCCAACGCTACAAGTACCGGGTGACTGGGGCCAGCGGCCTGACCGAAGACAAGATGGATCCCTACGGCACGTTTTTCGAAGTGCGCCCCAGCACCAGCTCGATTGTTTGGGATCAGCCTTACGACTGGCAGGACGGTGCATGGATGCAGGCCCGCACCCAGAACTTTGACCGCCCAGTGAGCGTGTACGAGGTTCACGCGCCCTCGTGGGCCAAGCGCGACGACGGCTGGTTCCTAAATTACCGCGATTTTGCCCACCGCCTCGGCGAATATGCCAGCTATATGGGCTATACGCACGTGGAATTGTTGGGCGTCATGGAGCACCCGTTCGATGGCTCGTGGGGCTATCAGGTCACGGGCTACTACGCGCCGACCAGCCGAATGGGCAGCCCCGAAGATTTCAAATACCTCGTGGATCACCTGCACGGGCTGAACATCGGCGTGATTCTGGATTGGGTTCCGGGCCATTTTCCCACCGATGTGGCAGGCCTCGCCAACTTTGACGGTGGGCCGCTGTTCGAATACGCCGACCCACGCAAGGGCTACCACAACGACTGGAACACCCTGATCTTCGATTATGGGCGCAACGAAGTCGTGATGTTTCTGGTCGGCAGCGCCCTGAAATGGCTGCAAGACTTCCATGTGGACGGCCTGCGGGTAGATGCGGTGGCTTCTATGCTGTATCTGGACTTTTCGCGTACAGAATGGATTCCCAACATTCATGGGGGCCGCGAGAATCTGGAAGCGATTGCCTTCCTGAAGCGCCTGAACGAAGTGACGCACCACTTGGCCCCCGGTTGCATGATCATTGCCGAAGAAAGCACCAGCTTTCCGGGCGTCACCACGCCTTCTCCGCACGGACTGGGCTTCGATTACAAGTGGGCGATGGGCTGGATGAACGACACGCTGCGTTACTTTGAAGAAGACCCCCTGTGGCGCAAGTACCACCACCACGCCCTGACCTTTTTCAATGCCTACCGCACCAGTGAAAACTATGTGCTGGCGATCAGTCACGACGAAGTGGTGCACCTGAAGAAGTCGCTGGTGGCGAAAATGCCCGGTGACTGGTACATGCAGCGGGCCAACTACCGCGCCTTCCTGGCGATGATGTGGACGACTCCGGGCAAAAAACTGCTGTTTATGGGACAGGAATTTGCCCAGCCCACCGAATGGAACCACGACGCGGGCCTGCCGTGGCATCTGGCCGACGTGCCCGACCACCGGGGCATCATGAATCTGGTGCGCCGCCTGAACGCCCTTTATGTGGGCCGCGCCGACTGGCACGCAGGCGATACGCTGGACGAGGGGTTGCAGTGGATCAGCGCCGATGACGTGGAAAACAGCGTGTACGCGTATATCCGCCGTGATCCGGGCAGCGGGGCCTGGTCGCTGGTGGTGGCGAACATGACGCCCGTGTACCGCGACCTGTACCCGGTGGGCGTGCCCGAAGCTGGAGACTACCGCGTGTTGTTGAGCACCGACGACGGCGAATACGGCGGCTTTGGCACCCAGCAACCCGACCTGACCGCCAAAGCCGAGGGCTGGAACGGCCAGAGCCACCATCTGCGCCTGAGCCTGCCGCCCACGAGCGTGCTGGTGCTGGAACTGGTGC from Deinococcus sp. QL22 encodes:
- a CDS encoding 1,4-alpha-glucan branching enzyme codes for the protein MSQTLPLDHEHLQKLVTSDLVRPDQMLGAHQVTENGVAGVRFGVWAPNAQHVSMVGDFNGWNGFDNAMQRLDFGFWSAFVPAALHGQRYKYRVTGASGLTEDKMDPYGTFFEVRPSTSSIVWDQPYDWQDGAWMQARTQNFDRPVSVYEVHAPSWAKRDDGWFLNYRDFAHRLGEYASYMGYTHVELLGVMEHPFDGSWGYQVTGYYAPTSRMGSPEDFKYLVDHLHGLNIGVILDWVPGHFPTDVAGLANFDGGPLFEYADPRKGYHNDWNTLIFDYGRNEVVMFLVGSALKWLQDFHVDGLRVDAVASMLYLDFSRTEWIPNIHGGRENLEAIAFLKRLNEVTHHLAPGCMIIAEESTSFPGVTTPSPHGLGFDYKWAMGWMNDTLRYFEEDPLWRKYHHHALTFFNAYRTSENYVLAISHDEVVHLKKSLVAKMPGDWYMQRANYRAFLAMMWTTPGKKLLFMGQEFAQPTEWNHDAGLPWHLADVPDHRGIMNLVRRLNALYVGRADWHAGDTLDEGLQWISADDVENSVYAYIRRDPGSGAWSLVVANMTPVYRDLYPVGVPEAGDYRVLLSTDDGEYGGFGTQQPDLTAKAEGWNGQSHHLRLSLPPTSVLVLELVQDEDAKAAAVPTTKAAPKKAVEIEAMLPKSLQVTSIEPV